In uncultured Cohaesibacter sp., a genomic segment contains:
- a CDS encoding flagellar biosynthetic protein FliR: protein MAWLQPTTLLAVFLIHCRIGSCLMVMPGFGSARIPMRIRLYVSLAISLALSPLLLASVLPSLPDTRLDRILLMIVTEVLTGITIGFIGRIFMAALETFGSYAANFMSLAAMGGAPLEADEPLPPMVNMIMMAAIVMMFISGVHWQMLSGLVSSFSLIPPGLTFDAQGSLIQFVDTLSEAFVVALRVASPFVIYSVLANLSLGLLNKFTPQIPVYFVSVPFVIMGGLLLTMFIVSEMLGIFIDALSLALTR, encoded by the coding sequence ATGGCCTGGTTGCAACCGACAACACTGCTTGCCGTCTTCCTGATCCATTGCCGCATCGGCAGTTGCCTGATGGTCATGCCCGGATTCGGCAGCGCCCGCATCCCCATGCGGATCCGGCTTTACGTGTCGCTCGCCATCTCGCTGGCGCTCTCGCCGCTGCTGTTGGCGAGCGTGCTGCCGAGCTTGCCTGACACAAGGCTCGATCGCATCCTGTTGATGATCGTCACCGAGGTGCTGACCGGCATCACGATCGGCTTCATCGGGCGGATCTTCATGGCCGCGCTTGAAACCTTCGGCAGCTATGCCGCCAACTTCATGAGCCTTGCGGCCATGGGTGGCGCACCGCTGGAAGCAGACGAGCCCCTGCCACCGATGGTCAACATGATCATGATGGCGGCCATCGTCATGATGTTCATCTCCGGTGTGCACTGGCAGATGCTGTCCGGGCTGGTGTCGTCCTTCAGCCTTATCCCCCCGGGCCTGACGTTCGATGCGCAAGGATCGCTGATCCAGTTCGTCGATACCCTCTCGGAAGCCTTCGTCGTCGCCCTGCGCGTGGCGAGCCCGTTCGTCATCTATTCCGTCCTTGCCAACCTATCCCTCGGCCTTTTGAACAAGTTCACCCCACAGATCCCGGTGTATTTCGTCTCCGTGCCATTCGTGATCATGGGGGGCCTGTTGCTAACCATGTTCATCGTCAGCGAAATGCTGGGCATTTTCATTGATGCCCTCTCATTAGCCCTTACTCGATGA
- the fliF gene encoding flagellar basal-body MS-ring/collar protein FliF, protein MPGSEQAEKILANLKELGPRRLLALGLIGLITLLLVGGGAYFLSKPQMTVLYSGLDREDITRIGSALQDSGIRYDVNTESSAVLVSHSSASQARMLLAERGLPRGDSAGYELFDNLGSLGLTSFMQEVTRVRALEGELGRTIQSMKDVQSARVHIVLSEKGSFRKQDQKPSASVVIKASGTGEFQTAQAIRYLVAAAVPGMKPAEVTVLDSTGALLASGQGKEATSAGEMAGLEDLVSNRIQENIRKTLTPYLGLSNFQVSVAATLNTDKEHVAQTIFDPESRTERSVQTVRSSESAQNASSQPPTTVEQNLPDQQVKDTNSEQSVEENQRREETVNYEISTKKVEQTREGYDVERLSIAVLVNRAHLLETLGDNADDATINSAINHHIEEINQLAASAAGLDAARGDQIKVAVVDFQAGTGNLDPLPPLSVTQVLLQQSGNVVNAVSILLVSTLLIWFGLRPAISALVPKQVANDNAPEGLELEGELDEAVGYRLSDPSTHAGLIEELSKKLDSSPVRKLERVVEMNEEQSAAILKQWFYESETA, encoded by the coding sequence ATGCCAGGCAGTGAACAAGCCGAAAAAATATTGGCGAATCTGAAAGAGCTTGGGCCGAGGCGGCTTCTGGCTCTCGGTCTTATCGGTCTGATCACCCTTCTGCTGGTCGGGGGAGGCGCCTATTTTCTCTCAAAGCCGCAGATGACCGTTCTCTATTCCGGTCTTGACCGCGAGGACATCACCCGGATCGGGTCCGCCCTTCAGGATTCTGGCATCCGCTATGATGTCAACACGGAAAGCTCAGCGGTCCTTGTGTCCCACTCATCTGCGTCGCAGGCCCGCATGCTGCTGGCCGAGCGAGGGCTGCCGCGCGGCGACAGCGCCGGTTACGAGCTGTTTGACAATCTGGGCTCGCTTGGCCTTACGTCCTTCATGCAGGAGGTGACCCGGGTCCGGGCTCTTGAGGGCGAATTGGGGCGCACGATCCAGTCGATGAAGGATGTGCAATCGGCTCGTGTCCATATCGTGCTGTCCGAAAAGGGCTCGTTCCGCAAACAGGACCAGAAACCCTCAGCCTCGGTTGTCATCAAGGCATCGGGCACCGGCGAGTTCCAGACCGCACAAGCCATCCGCTATCTGGTTGCCGCCGCCGTGCCGGGCATGAAGCCTGCCGAGGTCACGGTGCTGGATTCCACTGGCGCATTGCTCGCCTCCGGTCAGGGCAAGGAAGCGACATCGGCTGGCGAGATGGCCGGTCTTGAGGATCTCGTTTCCAACCGCATTCAGGAGAATATCCGGAAGACCCTCACACCTTACCTCGGCCTTTCCAACTTCCAGGTCTCGGTCGCAGCGACCCTCAACACCGACAAGGAGCACGTCGCCCAGACCATCTTCGATCCGGAAAGCCGCACCGAGCGGTCCGTTCAGACTGTGCGCTCCAGCGAGAGCGCGCAGAATGCCAGCTCGCAGCCGCCAACCACTGTCGAGCAGAATCTGCCCGACCAGCAGGTCAAGGACACCAACAGCGAACAGTCCGTGGAAGAGAACCAGCGGCGCGAAGAAACCGTCAACTACGAGATTTCCACCAAGAAGGTGGAGCAGACCCGCGAGGGATATGACGTGGAGCGACTGTCGATTGCCGTTCTGGTCAACCGGGCGCATCTTCTGGAAACGCTGGGTGACAATGCGGACGACGCCACCATCAATAGCGCCATCAACCATCACATCGAGGAAATCAACCAGTTGGCCGCGTCCGCTGCGGGGCTTGATGCGGCGCGCGGCGACCAGATCAAGGTTGCCGTCGTCGACTTCCAGGCAGGCACCGGCAATCTTGACCCACTGCCGCCGCTCTCGGTCACTCAGGTCCTGTTGCAGCAGTCGGGCAATGTGGTCAATGCCGTCAGCATCCTTCTGGTTTCCACCCTGTTGATCTGGTTCGGCCTGCGTCCGGCGATCAGTGCGCTGGTTCCCAAGCAGGTTGCCAATGACAACGCGCCTGAAGGCCTGGAGCTTGAGGGCGAACTTGATGAAGCCGTTGGCTATCGGCTCTCTGATCCGAGCACCCATGCCGGTCTCATCGAGGAACTGTCCAAGAAACTCGATTCCTCTCCGGTGCGCAAGCTTGAACGGGTTGTCGAGATGAACGAAGAGCAGTCTGCGGCGATCCTCAAGCAATGGTTCTATGAATCGGAGACGGCGTGA
- the flhA gene encoding flagellar biosynthesis protein FlhA, with the protein MSDTQVVAAVGLNPEKKGRDVGFAFGIVIILTILFLPIPPFLIDVGLSLSIALSILILMVALWIQKPLEFSSFPTILLIATMLRLSLNIATTRMILSQGHKGLDAAGNIINGFSQFVMSGDFVIGLIVFTILVIVNFLVITKGATRIAEVGARFTLDAIPGKQMAIDADLNAGLIDDKAAQARRSELEEESSFFGAMDGASKFVRGDAIAGLIITAVNIFGGIVIGATRHGMTLGEASDVFTKLSVGDGLVSQIPALIVSLAAGLLVSKGGTRGSTDKAVMGQLGKYPRALFVAASLLVILAIMPGLPVLPFAILAGIMAFTGYSIPRRLAEEEANKARTAMVAARKKEDQERLNAKPNLKTPEIELCIGKQLTAQILTSRDDLANRVAKMRRKFAEDYGFVVPDIHLTDSLALPPKSYQIKIHGTVIASHELRVGELLVLAGPEKTGGLPGEPTREPAFGMPGIWVPTTYQSEVDRIGLSSVDSTTIVLTHLSEVIRNNLPQLLSYKDMRHLINRLDPEYKKLIDDICPAHISFSGLQAVLKLLLAERVSIRNLHLILEAIAEIAPHVRRSEEVVEHVRVRMGQQICGDLAKGGKLAVIRLGNRWDLAFHEALKRDAKGDIIEIDLAPQLVEQFGQQLTKVVHDQSANQQSYALLTTPEARSYVRMIVERLFPTLPVLSHLEVTRGVDLITIGSVS; encoded by the coding sequence ATGTCAGACACCCAGGTCGTCGCAGCAGTTGGGTTGAACCCGGAGAAAAAAGGCAGAGACGTCGGCTTTGCATTCGGTATCGTCATTATCCTGACGATCCTCTTCCTGCCCATCCCGCCCTTTCTCATCGACGTGGGGCTTTCCCTGTCGATCGCCCTGTCGATCCTGATCCTGATGGTCGCCCTGTGGATCCAGAAGCCGCTCGAATTCTCGTCCTTCCCGACGATCCTGCTGATCGCCACCATGCTGCGCCTGTCGCTCAATATCGCCACAACGCGCATGATCCTGTCGCAGGGTCACAAGGGGCTTGATGCGGCGGGCAACATCATCAACGGCTTTTCCCAGTTCGTCATGAGTGGCGACTTCGTGATCGGCCTCATCGTCTTCACGATCCTCGTCATCGTCAACTTTCTGGTGATCACCAAGGGCGCCACCCGTATCGCCGAGGTGGGCGCCCGCTTCACCCTCGATGCCATTCCCGGCAAGCAGATGGCCATCGACGCCGACCTCAATGCCGGTCTCATCGATGACAAGGCCGCGCAGGCCCGCCGCTCCGAGCTGGAAGAGGAAAGCTCCTTCTTCGGTGCCATGGACGGTGCCTCGAAATTCGTCCGCGGCGATGCGATCGCCGGCCTTATCATCACTGCAGTCAACATCTTCGGCGGCATCGTCATCGGTGCAACCCGTCACGGCATGACCCTTGGCGAAGCCTCCGACGTCTTCACCAAACTGTCGGTGGGCGATGGTCTGGTTTCGCAGATCCCAGCGCTGATCGTTTCCCTTGCTGCCGGTCTGTTGGTCTCAAAGGGCGGCACCCGCGGCTCGACGGACAAGGCCGTCATGGGGCAGCTGGGCAAATATCCGCGCGCCCTGTTCGTTGCCGCCAGCCTCTTGGTCATTCTGGCCATCATGCCCGGCCTGCCGGTTCTGCCGTTTGCCATTCTTGCCGGCATCATGGCCTTTACCGGCTATTCGATTCCGAGGCGCCTCGCCGAAGAGGAAGCCAACAAGGCCCGCACCGCAATGGTGGCAGCCCGCAAGAAAGAGGATCAGGAGCGCCTGAATGCCAAACCGAACCTCAAGACGCCGGAAATCGAGCTTTGCATCGGCAAGCAGCTGACCGCGCAGATCCTCACCTCACGGGACGATCTGGCGAACCGGGTCGCCAAGATGCGCCGCAAGTTTGCCGAGGACTATGGCTTCGTCGTACCCGACATCCATCTTACGGACAGTCTGGCGCTGCCGCCCAAGAGCTACCAGATCAAGATCCACGGCACGGTCATTGCCAGCCACGAGCTGCGCGTTGGCGAGCTGCTGGTGCTGGCTGGCCCCGAAAAAACCGGTGGGCTGCCCGGCGAGCCGACCCGCGAACCCGCCTTCGGCATGCCCGGCATCTGGGTTCCGACCACCTATCAGAGCGAAGTGGATCGCATCGGCCTCAGCTCCGTTGACAGCACCACCATCGTGCTGACGCACCTCAGCGAAGTGATCCGCAACAACCTGCCGCAGCTATTGTCCTACAAGGACATGCGTCACCTGATCAACCGGCTCGATCCCGAATACAAGAAGCTCATCGATGACATCTGTCCGGCCCACATTTCCTTCTCCGGCCTGCAGGCGGTGTTGAAGCTGCTGCTGGCCGAGCGGGTTTCCATTCGCAACCTGCATCTCATTCTGGAGGCCATCGCCGAAATCGCGCCGCATGTACGCCGGTCCGAGGAAGTGGTGGAACATGTTCGCGTCCGGATGGGCCAGCAGATCTGTGGCGATCTGGCCAAGGGCGGCAAACTCGCCGTCATTCGCCTTGGCAACCGCTGGGATCTGGCCTTCCACGAAGCCCTCAAGCGCGATGCCAAGGGCGACATCATCGAGATCGATCTGGCGCCACAGCTGGTCGAGCAGTTCGGCCAGCAACTGACCAAGGTGGTGCACGACCAGTCGGCCAACCAGCAGAGCTATGCCCTGCTGACAACGCCGGAAGCCCGCAGCTATGTCCGCATGATCGTCGAGCGGCTGTTCCCGACCCTGCCTGTGCTCTCCCATCTGGAAGTGACACGCGGCGTCGACCTTATCACCATCGGCAGCGTGTCCTGA
- a CDS encoding flagellin, with the protein MSNSILTNTSAMTALQTLNATNKSLDATQERISTGLRVSGAEDNAAYWSIATTMRSDNGALSAVQDALGLGAATVDTMYTAMNSTVDVMKEIKNKLVAAKEPGLDRAKIQSDITELQNQLKSISDSAVFNSENWLSSDPATTPTKSIVSSFSRDSSGAVQIETIDVDLAGIQLFDTASANTGILDKAITIGANVTGANVSDFDISAVTDADLTGLDSLIDDVDSALSSITDAATNLGSIKTRIDLQNDFISALTDAIDRGIGQLVDADMNEESTRLKALQVQQQLGIQALSIANSGSQSILSLFQ; encoded by the coding sequence ATGTCTAACAGTATTCTTACCAATACCTCTGCAATGACCGCTTTGCAGACCCTGAATGCAACCAACAAATCCCTGGACGCTACTCAGGAACGCATTTCTACTGGTTTGCGTGTTTCCGGTGCAGAAGATAACGCTGCTTACTGGTCCATCGCGACAACCATGCGGTCAGACAATGGTGCATTGTCTGCTGTGCAGGACGCTCTTGGTCTTGGTGCTGCTACCGTTGACACCATGTACACGGCCATGAACTCGACCGTTGATGTGATGAAGGAGATCAAGAACAAGCTGGTTGCCGCCAAGGAACCAGGCCTTGATCGTGCCAAAATCCAGTCGGATATCACTGAGCTGCAGAACCAGCTGAAGTCCATTTCGGATTCCGCTGTGTTCAACTCTGAAAACTGGCTCAGCAGTGACCCGGCCACCACACCAACCAAAAGTATCGTCAGTTCGTTCAGCCGTGACAGCTCTGGTGCCGTCCAGATTGAAACCATCGACGTCGACCTTGCTGGTATCCAGCTCTTCGACACCGCTAGTGCCAATACCGGTATCCTCGACAAGGCCATCACGATCGGTGCAAACGTAACCGGTGCAAACGTCTCCGACTTCGACATTTCTGCCGTTACGGACGCTGACCTCACCGGTCTTGACTCACTGATCGATGACGTCGACTCCGCCCTGAGCAGCATCACCGATGCAGCAACCAATCTGGGTTCCATCAAAACCCGTATTGATTTGCAGAACGATTTCATCTCTGCCCTCACCGACGCAATTGACCGCGGTATCGGGCAGCTGGTGGATGCAGACATGAACGAAGAATCCACGCGCCTGAAAGCACTTCAGGTTCAGCAGCAGCTGGGTATCCAGGCTCTGTCGATTGCCAACTCCGGCTCTCAGAGCATTCTGTCGCTGTTCCAGTAA